Sequence from the Prunus persica cultivar Lovell chromosome G5, Prunus_persica_NCBIv2, whole genome shotgun sequence genome:
CAAATGAGACAGCTAAAAATGGTACTTATTTTAGTTCTTCTTCCACTGCCCAACAGAAGGACCCATTGGGTTTTTTGCCTGATGGGTTTTTGGAGAGGACCAAAGAGGTGGGCCTAGTGGTCCCATCTTGGGCCCCACAAGTCCATGTGCTGAGTCACGAGTCAACGGGTGGGTTTTTGACCCATTGTGGGTGGAACTCGACATTGGAGAGCATAGTGAACGGCGTGCCGATGATTGCTTGGCCGCTCTATGCAGAGCAATATATTAACGCAGTTTTGTTGGCTGATGATATAAAGATTGCATGGAGGGTCGAGATGAATGACAAGGGCATAGTGGAGGGCCAAGATATTGCCAGGTACGCAAGGGGATTAATTGAAGGGGATGAAGGGAGATTGCTGAGGAACAAGATGAAAGAGCTGAAAGAGGCAGCCAAAGTGGCCTTGAGCCAAGGAGGGTCGTCCACAGAATCACTGGCTGAGGTGGCTGAGATATGGAAGGGCCACAATTGAGATtgggttttggtttctttcaatttttctcgTATGTGTTCCAATGGAGATTGATGGGGAAGTTGCTCCAAAACAAGATGAAAGAGATCGAAGTTAAAGATGAAATGGCTTTGAGTGAAGAAGGGTCCTCTGCTCTGCTACATCACTTGTCCGTATCACTCAAATATGGAAGAATTAGAAACCTAAAGTGATTGATATAATGCGTCCATGCTTCActttacaaattacaaatttaataCACGACACTTGTGCGGTTTTCTTGCCTTTAGTAATGTTTGTCTTGTTTAATAAGGGTTAATAGTAACATGTTCATGTgtcttgtttaaaaaaaaaaaaatgattcaTCTATTAGTAGTcttataaaatatttgataTCATTGTTgtttcaaatattcaaatacaCGGGCCTTGTAAAATTATGTGATCCATCCATTTGTAGTCCTATATGATATTTGATGATTGTTGTTTTAATGATTACTATACGTTAAAGTCCGTTATATAATTCATTACTAGCACATAATACGATAACACCTAACCTAAATCCTAAATCCACACTCTAAACCTCGTTACcaggtcctttttttttttaattgaaaaattctATAATTGCTTTCATAATTCAGCTAAAAAAGtcactagccacaaaaggtCAATACAAACTAGACACAAAaaggccattacaataacggagcagtcaaatatcaaaattaagaaaatttggTATGTCTCCACTAACGATAGGCaggatcgaagaaactctggtataggcatcccaactaagattgcaaacttagaataataaaaaagaaataaagcttgaaaaaatcaagccataactatacaaataaaactctcaccaaggagagatgaaaaactctcacaaaaggagaggtgaaaactacacagagaacccaaagagtctctgcaacttattccaaacataaagacattgcaaaaaagatggtggtggagattcGACGCCGAAATGCAGGTAAAGATCTGACGCTGAGCCGCAGCCACATGTAATGGTTatatgaaaatcataacaaaactaagacaaatagggaaaaccctttgtctCTGAAAATAGGGGGAAGAggtgaagaggaagagaggaacAGAAGAGGGGTGAggggggaagaacaatggcttACTCCCCCCTCAAAGTGGAAATGGCTCtaagagtgttttttgggACAAatggggctagggttttatCTAATACCAACTTACAAAAGGTTATATGTGTAACAAGAAACCCACTCTTTCGTTACCAGGCCCTTAGTTTCAAGAAGATATTATACTTAACATGACTTGTTAATTAAATTCTAAGAAAACTCTTACATGTATGAGATTTTCTCTTTAAACCCCGcatttctctttgttcaccctaatatttaaatcattaagctataagttttattattgtgtaaaaagacaaaaaagttcaaccaacttaatacttaaccccagtacatctatacacacacgccaccactcttcatattaagttttagaaaaatacgAACTCTTATTGCCAAATTACTCTTCTCTTTAAAGATATAAAACATTGAGGAGCCTATCTCTTTAAAATATGTGTGAAGCTTACGGAAATGCTTGTTAATTGCTTGGCTGCAATGATCTTAGTCTCTTCCCTTTGTTGATTGCTTGGCTGTTGATTGCTTAGttgttctaattttttatttacttgaCATATTATGTGCTCAAAAGTAAACAATAAATGATTACTGTACCTTCGTGTAAGTGAAATTTGTTCTTGCTGAGGTAAGTTGCACCTTCTTGTCTACAATGCAACTAAATATctcctcatttaatttctaatttagAAATCTTTATTTGGTATAGGATCTCTTTCCATTGACAGTAAACAATATATTGTAATAGTTAGCGAGTTTGTCTGTCTTGCAGCAAGCACATGgaccttcatcttcttctcaaaaAATAGGggtcttcttcatcttttccCCCACTATTCAGTTTAGATATATGTTTTTTCTATAGTTTGTAGTAGAAAGATAGTGAGGtgtaaatagaaaaactcttttattttattttatttttccaatttgggGGGTGTATTTAAGGGTAGTTTGAAAAGATAGtggagtttttttaaaaattatgaaaatttaaattagaaaTTAGGGTGAACTCAGAAtatgaaatgaacaaaaaaaaatatggagtttaaatagaaaatctttaCATGTATTAAGTTGTCATGACAGTTtggaccccaaaaaaaaaaaaagacaaaggtTCGTCATATAGAAATGGTGCCATTTCATCTAGAATTTTTAGAGGCTTTTGAAAGACATATTTCTGGGTGGACCCGTTCTGAGTCTAAACCGACCCGACTAAAACCCTGCCCCAACGTTTACCAAAACCCTACACGAAGAGGTTTTCGCTCCTCCCACCTCTGACCATCTTGGGCTCGAATTGGAGCTCCAGGGACTGTACGGACATGGAGAAACCTCTGGTGGCACTTGATAAAGGCACCACCTGCTCGTCGTGGAACTACTCCAGCCAGAGATTGGCCACTGGCTCAGTCGACGGAACGCTCGCCATCTTCGACACGCGCGACCCagcttcttcctctttctccTGCACTTCAAAATCGAAGGTCCCTAACTCCCGCCTGTtccaattattttcaaatatcaGGAATTGAcacatttcatttttttttttttccgtttaatttttcaattccaCTTGAAAGcttgtgtttttgtgtttaaaaatattgcaattttgtttgttttaggtGCATGAGGCTGCTGGCATTGTGAAAATTGTTTGGGTTCCTCCAGAGTATGGTGATGCAGTGGCATGTGTTTGCGCAGATGGAACTTTGTCTCTGTGGGAGGAGGCTGCTGAAGGTATTTTCCTTGaatttgttatcttttctaaCCCAGCTTCCACAATTATCAACTTCGAACTGAATCAGTCTAATTTAGCTTATGGGATACTGAcgaaaagttttttttatttttttatttttttactgaGCATTGTATCTGATGAAAAATTAGGTTTTATTGTTGTCTAGATGCGCAACCTATTCAATGGAAGCTCTGCACAAGCTTTAAAAGTGGGTCCGCTCAACTGCTAGATACCCAATTTGGAGTCTCACCGTCAGGTTTAAAAATGGTTAGCTTTTATAGCTACTGTTCTGAAATCAAGTTTGGAAATGACAAATGTTTATTGTCGTACtaattttttcattcatttcttcTAATATCATTTAGGGTGCCATGAATATTCAGTTGGTGCCCTTGTAGAAAATCTGTGCAACATACTATGATCATCATTTGCCCTGTGAGAATGAAATGTCATGAACtgtaatttgtttcattttataGGTTACTGCATATTCTGATGGCCATGTCAAGGTTTATGAGCTACTAGACCCCTTGGATCTGAAGAATTGGCAACTTCAGGTGATCATTTATCTGATTCAGTATAATAACATACTACAGCCTGGAAATAAGTCCTGTTGTTGTGTTATAGTATTATTATGCAGCCCAAATTAATGCTGAAATTTGCAAATTATGTTAGTTCTGtacaaaattgaaacattatAGGTAAATTCTAGTTTTATATCTTATAAGATTATTGGTGTTTTCCCCTTCATATAAAATGATACATTGTTCTCGTGCATATAAAAAAGACAACAgaggtatatatatttgaatgtCTATTTCCCTATTTTTTCATCTAGTTGTATGTTTTAGTGCCACGACTTAGAATGAATGGACCATGAGCTTGTGTTCTGTTGCTTGTTCTCTCTTATTTGTGGGTCTTTTTCTCTTGTACGCTCTCTTGTCATGGTTGTAcccttttactttttatgACATCTCTCCAGTTGAACCATGATAAATCATCTCCTGTGCTATTAACTCCCTATATTATGCAGATACCAACTCCAAAGCCAACCTGCATAAAGCAGAAAGATTCATTACAGATTTTTACAGTTTGAAACTGCTCTGTAACCTTATCTTTTCATGATCTTTTTGCCCAGGCTGAATTTCAGAATGTTATTGATTCAGTGTCTACGTTTGGGAAAGCCATGTGCTTAGCTGCATCTATATCTTGGAATCCACAAAGAGGAGAGAGCCAGGAATCCagctttgttttgggtttcaaTTCAAACACACCACAACTTAATTCTTCCAAGGTATTCTAAATTCTGTTTAATCCTGTTTCCTAATCAattatcattaattttatgTGGCTTGTCTCCTTCAATACacaactttctcttttctgcAGTATATTTTGAAACCATGGTATCATTTCAGATCTAGAACCTAGGTCAACTTGTCAAAAATGATATTGTACATAATCTTATGATATTACTTTACAGGTATGGGAATTTGATCAGGCTCATCAAAGATGGCTCCCAGTTGCAGAGTTGGCTTTGCCTGGTGACAACAGTGATCAGGTCTATGCTGTTGCATGGGCACCAAACATTGGCAGGTAGGGAATTGTCTAATTGCTCATGCAAGCACTGATGAGCAATTGGTGGGAATCTGAAAATATTGTTTTCTGTCATCATATAAAATTCAAGGTTCTGCCTGTCttaaaatttgaaggaaaaatggcctcattccattttatATTAGAGAGTAAAATTGTATAAATTTCATTCAGGCCCTATGAGGTAATTGCTGTTGCCACTGACAAGGGAATAGCAATATGGCATCTTGGATTAAACCCTGACTCAGATGGAAGGCTCTCATTGGAGAAGATTGCACAACTTTCAGGACACAACGGCGAGGTATCCATACTAACTATTGAAATTGTTATCGATCATTTCATTTTGGAGCACAAAATCCTTACTGTTAATCTGATCATGAAAAAGTGGAATTATAACCGTGTGTATGTTGGAGTGATACAATTGTGGAGCCTTAGTAGCACAGTGTGAATTATCTAATGAAAGCAAGGCTGTGAATCTTCCTAATTGATTAAAGTCCTTCATTTTATGATTAGGTCTGGCAGATGGAATGGGACATGAGTGGGATGACATTGGCGACCACCGGGAATGATGGGGCAGTACGGTTGTGGCAGTCTAATTTGAACGGCGTTTGGCATGAAGAGGCTACATTTGAACCCACTTCCTAGTCCCTTGCGACCTCTGTTGCTACATGTTAAAATGGCAAATTCTCTGTTTTACGAGAAAACACAGTTTGTAATCTCATGGTAACATGGTTGCCCTACTTAGTTTTAGATCACTAGGTTTAAGCACTGTGCGGCAAACCCAAGATCAGTAAGAAAGAAGATTTGTGATTGTAACTTTACACATTggttcaaatttgaaattttgttggtGAATCTTTGTCAGCTTTGCGCTATCACCATTGTATTATGTATGCATGACAAAAAGTGACATGTCATTTTTATAGAAGCGAAAAAGtggaaaacaaatgaaaataaagaagaagggaATCACCAGTCAATTGActcaattatgaaaaatagactgagaaaataaaattgaatgaaGATAATCGACAGCTATCTGGCCtttcttgtgttttgttttctcgTTTTTATTGGTCCCTGAATTTGTTGAAATTCTTCATTCTCAAACCCTCAACTCAATTAATCAGTTAATGTAAGTCTTTAATCTTTTGATCCACACATCAATTTAGTCACTACCGGCAATACTTTCGTTAAAGTCTCAACCATCCAATATAAGTCATTGATTTCCGAATTTAGGAACTTTTAAAAGTGAaccatttattaaaaaaaaccccttttttttatttggttgggCAAGGGTTGGGTTATGTTAtcaactatattttttttttgggtaagtaCCATGAGGTGTCCGGGTCAGTTTGCGCACACCTCGATTAATCCCCACTAGCGAAACTGAGCCTGCCGTTGACCACCAGGTGTTGAACTGTTGGGGCTCGAATTGGGGAGCAAACCCAGCTGAACCCCAAAGCCTTACCCAATGTCACCACCATGACTCTAATATTATAGTGCTCCATATGAGCATTATCATATAGAGCACCATAATATTAGAGAAGTGGTGGTGACATATCATATGGAGCACCATAATATTAGAGTTGTGGTGGTGACATTGGCAACTTTTTCTGGACTTGACAACTTGCAGAACAATTGACTAATGAGCACCTCATCCTCCTCTGTTTCTGACTCTGCGTGGATCACCTAGTTTTAACCATACATGGTGTTACATATGACTggtttgaaaataatattgaTTCATCCGAACAAATAAGCAGGGCAACAACAATGGAGAAGAACAAAATTCCAAAGTTTGTGTTACAGGGGCTTCTGGATACATTGGTTGTTCCATTGTTTAAAAGCTTCTAGAGAAGGGCCATATTGTCCATACCACTTTGAGGAACttgggtctctctctctctctctctctctctctctctctctctctctctctctctctctctctcagagcAAGTTATTGCTCTTCCAGGCAGATACATATGATCCCAATGAATTTGAACCAGCCATTTAAGGGTGTAAGTTTGTTTTTCATGTGGCCACTCCAATGCAACATAACCCCAAAAGCTCTCAGGTCAGCCAGTCAGTCTCTCAACTTGAATATGCAGTACAAGGACACAGCTGAAGCTGCTGTTGCTGGGGTGAGGAACATTGCTGATTCTTGCATTCGATCAAACACCCGCTGATCGACACAGCAAGCATTTTTGCTTCGTCCACGAGGACAGAAGACGGGATTGGATTCGAACCCTGCTTGATGAATCATGTGGGACAGCTCTTGATGTCTCATTTACTAGTACTAGTGTTAGATTGTAGGGGAAACAAAgtgattttattatatttgatGGAAAATAGTACATAGCTTGATGTAGGCTAATTGgcctctttaattttttggtttattggCCATCACACTTGCTTAGATTAGTTTGGGCTATTTGGCCCTTACACTTAAATTGATGAGCTTTTTGGCTCCTCAACATatagggatggcaacgggtCGGGTAGGGGCCCggtatgacaataccatctCCATTCCCGCTTCCGTCTTCGAACCCATCTCCGTTTATTAGGTTTCGGGGAATCCCCGTTTATTAGGTTTCGGGGAATCCCCGTTCCCGTCCCCATCGGGGGACTATTTCCCATACCCGTCCCGAATTCCcgatttttttgtataaaaaaatatttatcatacattttaacattatgtttcatattaaattatcattcaacacatccaaattaactataaagttcaactcaacaattcaaaatcatatcaatatgaaattccatagaaaattagaaaaaattagGAGAGGGAAGTTAACTTAaggttaaacataaatattataatgatatatttatttatttaaatataaacatatatattttcagatCGAATTCAAAAATGAGGACGCCAATACCATCTCCTCTCCATATCGGCCCCTACCCGacccgttgccatccctaaTCCCTATCAACATAGCTTTATTTGGGTAGCTCTTGGCTCTATTAGTTTGGGAGTTCTTTTCAGGGGGCTCCACTTTGCTTGGGAAGGCTACAAGTCCTTTTACAGATGAGAGTTGCCGACACCACCAAGTCCACCGACTTGGCTTTTTATTTCCAGCCACATGTTTAAACGACATAGTTGGAGAACTTCTCCACAATTCTTTACTGCATACTTTCTTGGTTTTTCTGGAACATTCTTCGATCTTTAATTGTGTTAGCCAACATTCCCTTCAAGCTTATAGCACTTTCTTCAAGCTtctagattttttattttatacaaatgtgtattaattttaataGCTACTGATTTTTTAATGGTACCTTTTCTTGCTCTCACTGTCTTACTCTCCAACTAATTAAGACTTAATTTGTAGTGCTCTatgattaaaattttaatcacTGTGTTTGATTTTAATCTGGAAATGTGTTCAAGGACtatatcaaatcaaagacattAGCGGAGAAAGCAGTGTTGAGCTATAATGTTTTGATGGTGGTAAACTGGAAGTGGTAACACTTCCTTGTGGCTTGGTGGGAGGAGAAACTCTTCTTTCATATTTGCCTGGAAGCGTGGGAGTATTTCTATCACAACTTACTAGGGACTTGCCTTTTTACAATGCACTAAAATTACTGCAAGAAATTACCGGTTCGGTTCCTTGTACACATTGAAGATGTCTGCCAAGCGCATATCTTCAGCATGGAACATTCATCAATGAGAGGTAGATTCTGCTGTGCAGTTGCCAATCCCACTATCAAAGAAATTGCAATTTACTTCCAAGAAAACTACAAGGAATACAAGATGAAGATAGCAAAAGAGTAAGGGATCCAACCTAATTTTCAATCTTCATAACTTCTATGAAAAATATGTCTAGTTTTGAACCTTTGGCTCTGCCAATGTTCCCATTTTCATAGATTTTATGATTCTGAATTCCATTTCAGATTGACTCAAGGACCAGAAGAAGGAACCAAACGTGACTTTTACTAAGCTGGTGAAGGTGGGGTTTGAGTATAAGTACGGCATGAAGGATGTACTAGATGATAGTGTAGCATGTGGAAGGCTTTTCATTTGGAGCTCTTTTTCTCAGGTAATTTAATTAGCATCCCTGCATTATGTGGGGATAGATATACTGATATAAAAGCTTGCAGCATTTTTCATTGTAACgtttatatatgaaaagttaGGCTACAGTAGAATAAAACCATACCCAGAAAAAAGGACATGTACAACTTAAGTGGTAATGTACTTTCATATTCAGTGAACTAAAATAAGTGTAATTGGGTCAGGCTTGGCTTAGCTTCCGAGTCCGCCAACCAAACTTTAGTGGACCATGTAGACTTCAACTCTTGTGATGAGAAGAATGATATGTGATCTTGTTGTGTGGACGAAAGACATTCCGCGTAAGCATCAATTGACAAAAGGAGTAACACTCAATGATcacatcttttctttttgggggaCCAATTATAAAATGGGCACGCACCCAGATAGCATTCACTGAAAAAAGACAAAGGGCAACAATGgagaagaacaaaatttctAGAGTTTGTGTTACAGGGGGTGCCGGATTCATTGGTTGTTCGCTTGTTAAAAAGCTCCTAGAGCAGGGCCATACTGTCCATGCCACTCTGAGGAACttgggtctctctctctctctctctctctctctctctctctctctctctctctctctctctctctctctctctctgtgcgcATCTGTTATGCATGCTTGTATTTTAACCCTCTTATGGTATCTTTTTACTCCATATGTGCTGCAGAGGATGCATCCAAAGTAGGCCTTCTCAAGTCCCTCCCTAATGCAGACACCAAATTGTTGCTTTTCCAAGCTGACATATATGACCCCAATGAGTTTCAACCAGCCATCCAAGGATGTGAGTTTGTTTTTCACGTGGCCACTCCGATGCAGCATAACAACCAAAGCTCTCAGGTTACACACTCATACTAGCTATAACATATGGGATTGGACTTAATTAGTCTAATATCATGTTTGTAGGACAATATGTTCAAACAAAAGGGCTGGGATAACTTAGTCCAATTAGTACAATCTTGAACAACAATCCAATTCATTCTCAGGCGCGAAATGAAGccttggttttctttcttgtgtgATGGTTTGATTATTGAAATCTGGTGCTTGACAGTTTGAGAATTTGAACATACATGCAGTACAAGGACACAGCTGAAGCTGCTGTTGCTGGGGTGAGGATTATTGCCGAGTCTTGCATTCGCTCACAGACCGTTAAGCGACTCATCTACACTGCAAGCATCCTTGCTGCGTCACCAAGGAGAGAAGATGGGGTTGGATTCAAACCCTGCCTTGATGAATCATGTTGGACATCTCTTGATGTCTCACCTACTTATTCAACTGAATTTTCAATGGTACCTCTTCTTGTTCTGTCTATGAAACTGGCTATTGAAATCAACCTTGTGTttgatttattaatattaatccttatgtttgatttttaatATGGAAATGTGC
This genomic interval carries:
- the LOC18775657 gene encoding protein SEH1 encodes the protein MEKPLVALDKGTTCSSWNYSSQRLATGSVDGTLAIFDTRDPASSSFSCTSKSKVHEAAGIVKIVWVPPEYGDAVACVCADGTLSLWEEAAEDAQPIQWKLCTSFKSGSAQLLDTQFGVSPSGLKMVTAYSDGHVKVYELLDPLDLKNWQLQAEFQNVIDSVSTFGKAMCLAASISWNPQRGESQESSFVLGFNSNTPQLNSSKVWEFDQAHQRWLPVAELALPGDNSDQVYAVAWAPNIGRPYEVIAVATDKGIAIWHLGLNPDSDGRLSLEKIAQLSGHNGEVWQMEWDMSGMTLATTGNDGAVRLWQSNLNGVWHEEATFEPTS